A stretch of the Spartinivicinus poritis genome encodes the following:
- a CDS encoding DUF4124 domain-containing protein: MKKLLLLTSLILISTSLTAGKFYKWVDENGVTHYSTEPPKQGQGEVVNTRAQKPSSKEAGEKQLKTIKDSEEAKKKEQTEKEAFEKDLAKAKKEKDENCKQAKQNKIQLTIKNRVRMTMEDGSVKILSQEEKEEQLKRADEAIKEWCN, from the coding sequence ATGAAAAAGCTATTGCTGCTCACCAGCTTAATTCTAATCTCCACCAGCCTAACTGCAGGTAAATTCTATAAGTGGGTAGATGAAAATGGCGTTACCCATTACAGCACTGAACCACCCAAGCAAGGCCAAGGTGAAGTTGTAAATACTCGAGCCCAAAAGCCTTCCAGCAAAGAGGCTGGAGAAAAGCAGCTAAAAACGATTAAAGATTCAGAAGAAGCCAAAAAGAAAGAGCAGACAGAGAAAGAAGCGTTTGAAAAAGATTTAGCCAAAGCAAAAAAAGAAAAAGATGAAAACTGTAAGCAAGCTAAGCAAAATAAAATTCAACTAACTATCAAAAACCGGGTCAGGATGACGATGGAAGATGGCTCAGTAAAAATTCTCAGTCAAGAGGAAAAAGAGGAGCAACTAAAAAGAGCTGATGAAGCCATCAAAGAGTGGTGTAACTAA
- the ilvN gene encoding acetolactate synthase small subunit → MRRHIISVLMENEPGALSRVVGLFAQRNYNIESLNVAPTDDPTLSRLTLTTIGVDDKIEQITKQLNKLIDVVKLVDLSEGSHIERELMFLKVKVSGAQRAEIKRTTDIFRGQIVDVTSSTYVIQLTGDSDKLDAFIQAVAPVSVLEVVRTGVSGIARGEKVLSL, encoded by the coding sequence ATGCGTCGTCATATCATTTCAGTATTAATGGAAAACGAGCCCGGTGCGTTGTCGCGGGTAGTTGGGTTATTTGCTCAGCGTAACTACAATATTGAGTCATTAAATGTAGCACCAACCGATGATCCTACATTGTCTCGGCTTACGCTGACCACAATTGGGGTTGACGATAAAATTGAACAAATTACCAAGCAGCTAAATAAGCTAATTGATGTGGTTAAACTGGTTGATTTATCCGAAGGCTCTCATATTGAGCGTGAGCTGATGTTCCTGAAAGTAAAAGTATCAGGAGCTCAGCGTGCAGAAATAAAGCGCACTACTGATATTTTCCGCGGCCAGATTGTGGATGTCACCAGCTCAACTTATGTTATTCAGCTAACCGGTGATAGCGATAAATTGGATGCTTTTATTCAAGCGGTAGCACCTGTGTCTGTTCTAGAAGTTGTGCGGACTGGTGTGTCTGGAATTGCTAGAGGGGAAAAAGTACTTAGTTTATAA
- a CDS encoding YqcC family protein has protein sequence MSTDHISALLTELEQELQHLNMWDSTPPSVEALASTEPFCVDTLALNQWLQWIFIPRLRALIEGGLPLPSNCSILPIAEEFCSQQSNDCAKLLIIVTKIDQNLS, from the coding sequence ATGAGTACTGATCACATATCTGCGTTATTAACTGAGCTGGAGCAAGAGCTTCAACACCTGAACATGTGGGACTCTACCCCTCCTTCTGTAGAGGCTTTAGCAAGTACAGAGCCTTTTTGTGTTGACACCTTGGCGCTGAATCAGTGGTTGCAGTGGATTTTTATCCCTCGCCTTCGTGCTTTGATTGAAGGTGGCCTTCCTTTACCCTCAAACTGTAGTATTCTACCTATCGCTGAAGAGTTCTGTAGTCAGCAGTCTAATGATTGTGCAAAGCTACTGATCATAGTCACAAAAATTGACCAAAATCTTTCTTAA
- a CDS encoding acetolactate synthase 3 large subunit, which translates to MELLSGAEMVIRSLADEGVEYIYGYPGGALLHVYDALFRQDRVTHILVRHEQAATHMADGYARASGKTGVALVTSGPGATNTITGIATAYMDSIPMVVISGQVPSDFIGTDMFQETDMVGISRPIVKHSFLVKRAEDIPMTIKKAFHIAQSGRPGPVVVDIPKDITNPSDKFEYVYPKKIKLRSYNPPQKGHSGQIRKALDLLMQAKRPIIYSGGGVILGQAADVLTELAQKLNFPVTNTLMGLGGYPGSDRQFLGMLGMHGSYAANLAMHHADVILAVGARFDDRVTNGVAKFCPTAKIVHIDIDPASISKNIRADVPIVGPVKAVLNEMLGAIKDSKREVDKEATNSWWKQIDEWRSSKGTFPYDPGDGGIIKPQAVIEALYEVTKGDAFVTSDVGQHQMFAAQYYKFDQPNRWINSGGLGTMGFGFPAAMGVKLHYPDHDVACVTGEGSIQMNIQELSTCLQYDLPIKIITLNNQALGMVRQWQDMQYDSRYSHSYMESLPDFKRLVEAYGHVGITVEKPDDLKGAMEEAFALKDRLVFLDVKVDPNEHVYPMQIKDGSMRDMWLSKTERT; encoded by the coding sequence GTGGAACTATTATCGGGTGCTGAAATGGTAATCCGCTCATTAGCGGATGAAGGGGTTGAGTATATTTATGGTTATCCCGGCGGTGCACTGCTTCATGTATATGATGCACTGTTTCGTCAGGATCGAGTCACCCATATTCTCGTGCGCCATGAGCAAGCAGCAACCCATATGGCTGATGGTTACGCACGGGCGTCGGGAAAAACAGGGGTAGCGCTTGTTACATCGGGGCCAGGAGCAACCAATACGATTACAGGTATTGCCACTGCTTACATGGACTCTATTCCAATGGTGGTTATTTCTGGGCAAGTGCCATCAGATTTTATTGGTACGGACATGTTCCAGGAAACTGACATGGTGGGAATCTCTCGGCCAATCGTTAAGCACAGCTTTTTGGTTAAGCGAGCCGAAGATATTCCAATGACCATTAAAAAGGCATTTCATATTGCTCAGTCTGGTCGGCCAGGTCCTGTGGTAGTGGATATTCCTAAAGATATCACTAATCCCAGTGATAAGTTTGAATATGTATACCCCAAAAAAATTAAACTTCGTTCTTATAATCCTCCGCAAAAAGGTCACTCAGGGCAAATTCGTAAAGCCCTTGATCTACTAATGCAGGCAAAACGGCCAATTATTTATAGTGGCGGCGGAGTCATTTTAGGGCAGGCGGCTGATGTACTGACAGAGTTGGCGCAAAAGTTAAATTTCCCTGTTACCAACACTTTAATGGGGTTAGGGGGCTACCCAGGTTCTGATCGCCAGTTTTTAGGGATGCTCGGTATGCATGGCAGTTATGCCGCTAATCTGGCAATGCATCATGCTGATGTGATTTTAGCGGTAGGGGCTCGGTTCGACGATCGAGTGACAAATGGTGTTGCTAAGTTTTGCCCAACAGCCAAAATTGTTCATATCGATATTGATCCAGCCAGTATTTCTAAAAATATTCGTGCTGATGTACCTATTGTTGGTCCAGTTAAAGCAGTTCTGAATGAGATGCTGGGTGCGATTAAAGATAGTAAGCGGGAAGTTGACAAAGAAGCCACTAATAGCTGGTGGAAACAAATCGATGAATGGCGTAGCTCAAAAGGCACCTTCCCTTATGATCCAGGTGATGGTGGCATTATTAAACCTCAGGCGGTGATCGAAGCCTTATATGAGGTAACCAAAGGCGATGCATTTGTTACTTCAGATGTAGGCCAGCATCAAATGTTTGCTGCTCAATATTATAAGTTTGATCAGCCTAACCGTTGGATTAACTCAGGTGGCTTAGGCACCATGGGCTTTGGCTTTCCTGCAGCAATGGGGGTGAAGCTACATTACCCTGATCACGATGTTGCTTGTGTAACGGGGGAGGGTAGTATCCAGATGAATATTCAGGAGCTATCTACCTGCTTGCAATATGATCTGCCAATCAAAATTATTACGCTGAATAACCAAGCCTTAGGCATGGTACGGCAGTGGCAGGATATGCAATACGACAGTCGTTACTCTCACTCTTATATGGAATCACTCCCGGACTTTAAGCGACTGGTTGAAGCTTATGGGCATGTGGGAATAACTGTCGAAAAGCCAGATGACCTGAAAGGTGCAATGGAAGAAGCCTTTGCCTTAAAAGATCGTTTGGTGTTTTTAGATGTAAAAGTTGACCCTAATGAGCATGTTTATCCCATGCAAATTAAAGATGGCTCAATGCGTGATATGTGGTTAAGTAAAACGGAGCGTACCTAA
- a CDS encoding DUF2195 family protein, which yields MRLFQLVFLMLVLALSGCQAIYQKPMLIAPTMLLDKVRIRNYLSQCLTIKPLGVRHTPENVVLLTEMIASQDISQCQCKSVYVEYQVEERLLSSGSAYGKATQINWGQGYFIAPVPKFQLKPQLITLKHDTALQYQGPLIVSLRCKDE from the coding sequence GTGAGATTGTTTCAGCTAGTTTTTCTAATGTTGGTGTTGGCTTTATCTGGATGCCAGGCGATATACCAAAAGCCAATGCTTATTGCTCCAACTATGTTGTTGGATAAAGTGAGAATTCGTAATTACCTCTCCCAATGCTTAACAATAAAACCTCTGGGTGTACGACATACACCTGAGAATGTTGTGCTGCTTACGGAGATGATTGCTTCTCAGGATATTAGCCAGTGTCAATGCAAGTCTGTTTATGTTGAATATCAGGTTGAAGAAAGGCTGCTTAGCTCAGGAAGTGCTTATGGTAAGGCGACGCAGATTAATTGGGGACAAGGCTACTTTATTGCTCCAGTACCAAAGTTTCAGCTTAAGCCACAGTTAATCACCTTAAAGCATGATACGGCACTACAATATCAAGGGCCTTTAATAGTTAGCTTACGTTGCAAAGATGAGTGA